From a region of the Tachypleus tridentatus isolate NWPU-2018 chromosome 1, ASM421037v1, whole genome shotgun sequence genome:
- the Exd2 gene encoding LOW QUALITY PROTEIN: exonuclease 3'-5' domain-containing 2 (The sequence of the model RefSeq protein was modified relative to this genomic sequence to represent the inferred CDS: inserted 1 base in 1 codon), whose amino-acid sequence MKNQYWKIVVSTAVVGGTIMCTLLWKLYHRFGKKKICIYPNICTTLQHWQAVQEEFLGLCEKSKVIGLDCEWVTKENRRHPVALLQLGTIRQFCVLIRLSHIRSLDLPTSLLDVLSDKRVLKVGVGIWEDRKKLLQDHGILVEGCLDLRHLIEKIPEAVSVHTAFRKSRSLQGLAKDVLGIHLKKSSDIRCSNWEATELSPVQIHYAAQDAMVAVNIFQELMKLKMQENWLKQLFVAFDESLQPAKATQLCEDVIDTPFRQTDSPSKTVSKQWHIEGDLVFDNSSTILPSFSSENFHMYFCIFPREKFHPLHLISIKGCCTFKVNRRNHLVDDDGRLFGKWKRGELWLSDPCFVMCKRDPETLVACFFGSLSSKSRRKGSQSLESAPPTSCSTKREDWLRAYSIRQKPLYHNCQLQAPDGEPLCTCDXQKAQWYIDKDLGNVIEEDPLTVRLKFQPAGRPILDSKYYLQEKNNQCVVCGASDSYIRKNIVPQEYRKYFPSIMKNHVSHDIVLLCPKCHHTSNLQDYPLHQQLALECNAPTDTEDAVKGWEDSQLRRVRSAARALVRNKSSIPPNRVQELEQLLKQFYGVTEVSEHLLVEAMNLDTCIPNENYTPHGLKVVQYISKHGGLLALESRWRQHFLDTMKPRFLPKMWSVEHNHECLALKIAQMTEPDFDISVLGYTEQQLKEVLKKYHDLIKNNVSLNM is encoded by the exons ATGAAAAACCAATATTGGAAGATTGTTGTTTCAACTGCAGTAGTTGGTG GAACAATCATGTGTACTTTGTTGTGGAAGTTGTATCACAGATTTGGGAagaaaaaaatttgtatttatccaaatatttgtacaacactGCAGCATTGGCAAGCTGTTCAAGAAGAATTTTTGGGCTTATGTGAAAAGTCAAag GTTATAGGTCTAGATTGTGAATGGGTTACCAAAGAAAATCGACGTCATCCTGTTGCTTTATTACAACTTGGTACAATACGTCAGTTCTGTGTTTTAATCAGGCTCAGCCATATCAGATCACTGGATCTTCCAACATCATTACTGGATGTTTTATCTGATAAGAG AGTGCTTAAAGTAGGTGTAGGAATTTGGGAAGATAGAAAAAAACTTCTGCAAGACCATGGAATTTTAGTTGAAGGATGTTTAGACCTTCGACACTTGATTGAAAAAATACCTGAAGCAGTTAGCGT ACATACTGCTTTCAGAAAGTCAAGAAGTTTACAAGGCTTAGCCAAAGATGTATTAGGAATTCATTTAAAGAAGTCAAGTGATATCCGTTGTAGCAACTGGGAAGCTACTGAGCTATCCCCTGTCCAG ATCCACTATGCTGCCCAAGATGCTATGGTTGCTGTAAACATCTTCCAGGAACTTATGAAGTTGAAAATGCAAGAAAATTGGCTAAAACAGTTATTTGTTGCCTTTGATGAATCATTACAACCGGCAAAAGCCACACAGCTTTGTGAAGATGTGATAGATACTCCCTTTAGACAAACAGATAGTCCTTCAAAGACAGTTtcaaag CAATGGCACATTGAGGGAGACCTTGTTTTTGACAatagctcgacaattctgccaa GTTTTTCTAGCGAGAACTTTCACATGTACTTCTGCATTTTTCCTAGAGAAAAATTTCATCCTCTACACTTGATCTCCATTAAAGGCTGTTGCACTTTCAAGGTGAACAGAAGAAACCATCTGGTGGATGATGATGGCAG GTTGTTTGGAAAGTGGAAGAGAGGAGAATTATGGTTAAGTGATCCATGTTTTGTAATGTGTAAAAGAGATCCAGAAACTTTAGTTGCATGTTTTTTTGGTAGCCTGAGTTCAAAGTCAAGAAGGAAAGGCTCTCAGAGTTTAGAG tcTGCCCCTCCAACATCTTGTTCTACTAAAAGAGAAGATTGGTTGCGAGCTTACAGCATACGTCAGAAACCTTTGTATCATAACTGTCAACTCCAGGCTCCTGATGGTGAACCTCTTTGTACATGTG ATCAAAAAGCACAGTGGTATATTGACAAAGACCTTGGAA atGTAATTGAGGAAGATCCTCTTACTGTTCGACTAAAGTTTCAACCAGCTGGAAGACCCATCTTAGACAGCAAGTATTACCTGCAAGAGAAGAATAATCAGTGTGTTGTATGTGGAGCTAGTGACTCttacataagaaaaaatattgttccACAAGAATATCGAAA ATATTTTCCATCAATCATGAAGAATCATGTCTCCCATGATATTGTCTTACTGTGTCCTAAGTGTCATCATACCAGTAATTTACAAGATTACCCACTTCATCAGCAGCTGGCTTTGGAGTGTAATGCCCCAACTGACACAGAAGATGCAGTCAAAGGGTGGGAAGATTCCCAATTACGTCGAGTCCGATCTGCTGCAAG AGCACTTGTCCGAAACAAATCCTCCATCCCTCCCAACAGAGTTCAAGAATTAGAACAACTGCTGAAGCAATTTTATGGTGTTACTGAGGTCTCAGAACACTTATTAGTAGAAGCCATGAACCTTGATACatg TATACCAAATGAAAACTACACACCACATGGATTGAAAGTTGTTCAATACATTTCAAAGCATGGAGGTTTGTTGGCATTAGAGAGCCGATGGAGACAACATTTTCTTGATACCATGAAACCCAGGTTTCTTCCCAAAATGTGGTCTGTAGAGCATAACCATGAATGTCTGGCTTTGAAAATTGCACAGATGACTGAGCCAGACTTTGATATAAGTGTTCTTGGTTACACTGAACAACAGTTAAAGgaggttttaaaaaaatatcatgatTTAATTAAGAACAATGTTTCTCTAAAcatgtaa
- the BBIP1 gene encoding BBSome interacting protein 1: MPESQTAELKEVIPNKGMLFQEETSTYVLCKPKLMPLKSVTLEKLEKMQKEAEEKVKKQMDNSHLETK; this comes from the coding sequence ATGCCCGAGTCACAAACAGCTGAATTGAAAGAAGTTATTCCAAATAAAGGCATGTTATTTCAAGAAGAAACTTCAACGTACGTCCTTTGCAAACCTAAGCTTATGCCTTTGAAGTCAGTGACTTTGGAGAAGCTGGAAAAGATGCAGAAGGAAGCAGAAGAAAAAGTTAAGAAACAGATGGACAATAGTCATTTAGAAACTAAGTGA